One genomic segment of Aquamicrobium lusatiense includes these proteins:
- a CDS encoding acetyl/propionyl/methylcrotonyl-CoA carboxylase subunit alpha, producing the protein MFKKILIANRGEIACRIIRTARRMGVATVAVYSDADAGSMHVAMADEAVRIGPAPVTESYLVGERIVAAALETGAQAIHPGYGFLSENPDFVDRVVDAGLVFIGPSAASIRAMGLKDAAKRLMEKAGVPVVPGYHGEAQDIVLLASKATEIGYPVLIKARAGGGGRGMRRVDHPGDFAEALSSARREAKAAFGDDRVLVEKYVEKPRHIEVQVFGDNHGNAVHLFERDCSAQRRHQKVIEEAPAPGMTDEMRAAMTEAAIKAAKAIAYSGAGTIEFIVDASQGLRPDRFWFMEMNTRLQVEHPVTEMITGVDLVEWQLRVAHGEVLPLRQDEIELDGHAFEARLYAEDAARGFLPATGTLHHLWFPDEAAPGTSLRVETGVREGDTISPFYDPMIAKLVVHGPDRKTALDGLGDMLAETEIAGSTVNTAFLAALAADPDFASGDVDTGLIGRKQDELTAIPAPSGAVVAAAVLSASGLSDMANAGDPWSALAGYAHFHATPRRVTLGYGEEVVSAKVGVEAGRTFVELDARDGETLRLLPPSINLARWLGHVSVFDGPVSYTFAVPDPLDRADEAGGGTDSLRAPMPGLVKVVRAAAGDSVTKGQPLLILEAMKMEHSIAAPHDGVIVEIATEGSQVSDGTVLVRFAEQAGE; encoded by the coding sequence ATGTTCAAGAAGATACTCATCGCCAACCGGGGCGAGATCGCCTGCCGCATCATCCGCACCGCGAGGCGCATGGGCGTGGCGACGGTCGCCGTCTATTCCGACGCAGATGCGGGTTCCATGCATGTGGCCATGGCCGACGAAGCGGTTCGCATCGGCCCCGCACCCGTAACCGAAAGCTATCTCGTCGGCGAACGCATCGTCGCCGCGGCGCTGGAGACCGGCGCCCAAGCCATTCATCCGGGCTACGGCTTCCTGTCGGAAAACCCCGATTTCGTGGACCGCGTGGTCGACGCCGGGCTGGTCTTCATCGGTCCCTCCGCCGCCTCGATCCGGGCCATGGGCCTCAAGGATGCGGCCAAGCGGCTGATGGAGAAGGCCGGCGTGCCGGTGGTGCCCGGCTATCACGGCGAGGCGCAGGACATCGTGCTGCTCGCCTCCAAGGCCACTGAAATCGGCTATCCGGTGCTGATCAAGGCGCGCGCCGGCGGCGGCGGGCGCGGCATGCGGCGCGTCGATCATCCGGGCGATTTTGCCGAGGCGCTTTCTTCAGCACGGCGCGAGGCCAAGGCCGCTTTCGGCGACGACCGAGTGCTGGTCGAGAAATATGTCGAGAAGCCGCGCCACATCGAGGTGCAGGTGTTCGGCGACAATCACGGCAATGCCGTGCATCTGTTCGAGCGCGACTGCTCGGCTCAGCGCCGCCACCAGAAGGTGATCGAGGAGGCCCCCGCCCCCGGCATGACCGACGAGATGCGCGCCGCCATGACCGAAGCCGCGATCAAGGCGGCGAAGGCCATAGCCTATTCCGGTGCCGGCACCATCGAGTTCATCGTCGATGCCTCGCAGGGGCTGCGGCCCGACCGCTTCTGGTTCATGGAGATGAACACGCGCCTTCAGGTCGAGCATCCGGTGACCGAGATGATCACCGGGGTCGATCTGGTGGAATGGCAGTTGCGCGTTGCCCATGGCGAGGTGCTGCCGCTGCGCCAGGACGAGATCGAGCTCGACGGCCACGCATTCGAGGCGCGGCTTTACGCCGAGGACGCCGCGCGCGGTTTCCTGCCGGCGACCGGAACGCTGCACCATCTGTGGTTCCCCGATGAAGCCGCGCCCGGCACGTCGCTTCGCGTGGAAACCGGCGTGCGTGAAGGCGATACGATTTCGCCCTTCTATGATCCGATGATCGCCAAGCTGGTGGTTCACGGGCCGGATCGTAAAACGGCGCTCGACGGGCTCGGCGACATGCTGGCTGAAACCGAAATTGCCGGCTCGACGGTGAACACCGCCTTCCTTGCCGCCCTTGCCGCGGACCCGGATTTCGCCTCCGGCGACGTCGATACCGGACTGATCGGGCGCAAGCAGGACGAGCTGACCGCAATTCCTGCCCCTTCCGGGGCGGTGGTGGCCGCGGCCGTTCTGTCCGCGTCCGGCCTTTCCGACATGGCGAATGCCGGCGATCCATGGTCCGCGCTTGCCGGCTATGCGCATTTCCATGCAACGCCCAGACGCGTCACACTCGGCTATGGTGAGGAAGTCGTCAGCGCCAAGGTGGGTGTCGAGGCAGGCCGGACATTCGTCGAACTGGATGCACGCGATGGCGAAACGCTTCGCCTGCTTCCGCCATCGATCAATCTGGCGCGCTGGCTGGGTCATGTCAGCGTCTTCGACGGGCCGGTCAGCTACACATTCGCCGTTCCCGACCCGCTGGACCGGGCCGACGAAGCGGGCGGCGGCACCGACAGCCTGCGCGCGCCGATGCCGGGGCTGGTGAAGGTGGTGCGGGCTGCCGCTGGCGACAGTGTGACGAAGGGGCAACCTCTGCTCATTCTTGAGGCCATGAAGATGGAACATTCCATCGCAGCACCTCATGACGGCGTGATCGTGGAGATCGCCACGGAAGGCAGTCAGGTGAGCGACGGAACGGTACTTGTGCGCTTTGCCGAACAGGCAGGCGAGTGA
- a CDS encoding carboxyl transferase domain-containing protein: MAVLRSQISPSSDTFRANDERMRALVEDIAAKAETVQRGGTEESRQRHVKRGKLLPRERLAQLLDAGSPFLEIGQFAAWDMYGGDIASAGMIAGVGRVEGREVMIVVNDATVKGGTYYPMTVKKHLRAQEIARENNLPCVYLVDSGGANLPNQDEVFPDREHFGRIFYNQATLSAAGIPQIACVMGSCTAGGAYVPAMADESIMVRKQATIFLGGPPLVKAATGEDVSAEELGGADLHTRESGVADHLAVDDEHALAITRRIVRNLNRKKEIGLDLREPRPPLHDPRELYGIVPTDLRQPYDVREVIARIVDGSDFDEFKQNYGTTLVTGFAHLYGMPVGIIANNGVLFSESAQKGAHFIELCCQRGIPLVFLQNITGFMVGKKYEAGGIAKDGAKLVTAVATASVPKVTMIIGGSFGAGNYGMCGRAYSPRFLWMWPNARISVMGGEQAAMVLALVKREGIERKGGTWSAEEEAEFKQPTLEKYEREGHPLYSSARLWDDGIIDPARSREVLALSLSAALNAPVPDTKFGLFRM; this comes from the coding sequence GTGGCGGTGCTTCGCTCGCAGATCTCCCCTTCTTCCGACACCTTCCGCGCCAATGACGAGCGTATGCGCGCATTGGTGGAGGACATTGCCGCCAAGGCCGAAACCGTGCAGCGGGGCGGCACGGAGGAGTCGCGCCAGCGCCATGTGAAGCGCGGCAAGCTTTTGCCGCGCGAGCGGCTGGCGCAACTGCTGGATGCCGGCTCGCCCTTCCTCGAAATCGGCCAGTTCGCCGCATGGGACATGTATGGCGGCGACATCGCCTCGGCCGGCATGATCGCGGGCGTCGGCCGCGTCGAAGGGCGCGAGGTGATGATCGTGGTCAACGACGCCACGGTCAAAGGCGGCACCTATTATCCGATGACCGTGAAGAAGCATCTTCGGGCGCAGGAGATCGCGCGGGAGAACAACCTGCCCTGCGTCTATCTGGTCGATTCCGGCGGCGCGAACCTGCCCAACCAGGACGAGGTTTTCCCGGACCGCGAGCACTTCGGCCGCATCTTCTATAACCAGGCCACCCTGTCGGCGGCCGGCATTCCGCAGATCGCCTGCGTGATGGGCTCGTGCACGGCGGGCGGCGCCTATGTGCCGGCGATGGCCGACGAATCGATCATGGTGCGCAAGCAGGCGACGATCTTCCTTGGCGGCCCGCCGCTGGTGAAGGCCGCGACCGGCGAAGATGTCAGCGCCGAGGAACTGGGCGGTGCCGACCTGCACACGCGCGAATCCGGCGTGGCCGATCACCTCGCTGTGGACGACGAGCATGCGCTGGCGATCACGCGGCGTATCGTCAGAAATCTGAATCGAAAGAAGGAGATCGGGCTCGATCTTCGCGAACCACGCCCACCGCTTCACGATCCGCGCGAACTTTACGGCATCGTGCCGACCGATCTTCGCCAGCCCTATGACGTGCGCGAGGTGATCGCGCGCATTGTCGACGGCTCCGACTTCGACGAATTCAAGCAGAATTACGGCACCACGCTGGTGACGGGTTTCGCGCACCTCTACGGCATGCCGGTCGGCATCATCGCCAACAATGGCGTGCTGTTTTCCGAAAGCGCGCAGAAAGGCGCGCATTTCATCGAGTTGTGCTGCCAGCGCGGCATTCCGCTGGTGTTCCTGCAGAACATCACCGGCTTCATGGTCGGCAAGAAGTACGAGGCCGGCGGCATCGCCAAGGACGGCGCAAAGCTGGTGACGGCGGTGGCCACGGCCAGCGTGCCGAAGGTGACGATGATCATCGGCGGCTCGTTCGGCGCCGGCAATTACGGCATGTGCGGACGCGCCTATTCGCCCCGCTTCCTTTGGATGTGGCCCAATGCCCGCATTTCGGTGATGGGCGGCGAGCAGGCGGCCATGGTGCTGGCGCTGGTCAAACGCGAAGGCATCGAGCGCAAGGGCGGCACCTGGAGCGCGGAAGAGGAAGCGGAGTTCAAGCAGCCGACGCTGGAGAAATACGAGCGCGAAGGCCATCCGCTCTATTCCTCGGCACGGCTGTGGGACGACGGCATCATCGATCCGGCCCGCAGCCGCGAGGTGCTGGCGCTGTCGCTTTCGGCAGCGCTCAACGCACCGGTGCCGGACACCAAGTTCGGCCTGTTCAGGATGTGA
- a CDS encoding isovaleryl-CoA dehydrogenase — MYTQALDFGLDEDVAALRDLVHRFAQEKVAPLAAEIDRSNEFPAHLWGEMGALGLLGMTANPAFGGTGMGYLAHVVAMEELSRASASVALSYGAHSNLCVNQINRWGTDAQKEKYLPALCSGAAVGALAMSEPGAGSDVVSMRLRAEKKNDRFVLNGTKMWITNGPDADTLVVYAKTDPERKSRGITAFLIEKGFAGFSVAQKLDKLGMRGSNTGELVFENVEVPFENVLGEEGRGVEVLMSGLDYERTVLCGGPLGIMAACLDVVVPYVRERKQFDRPIGDFQLVQGKLADMYTTLNACRAYVYAVASACDRGQTTRKDAAGCILYSAEKATQTALDAIQLLGGNGYINDYPTGRLLRDAKLYEIGAGTSEIRRWLIGREIMSEEI, encoded by the coding sequence ATGTACACGCAGGCACTCGACTTCGGGCTTGACGAAGACGTCGCGGCACTTCGCGACCTCGTTCACCGCTTCGCGCAGGAAAAGGTCGCGCCGCTGGCGGCGGAAATCGACCGTAGCAATGAATTCCCTGCCCATCTGTGGGGCGAAATGGGCGCGCTCGGCCTGCTCGGCATGACCGCCAACCCGGCCTTCGGCGGAACCGGCATGGGCTATCTGGCGCATGTGGTGGCGATGGAGGAGCTTTCGCGCGCCTCCGCCTCGGTCGCTCTCTCCTACGGCGCGCATTCGAACCTGTGCGTGAACCAGATCAATCGCTGGGGTACCGACGCCCAGAAGGAAAAGTACCTGCCGGCGCTGTGTTCGGGCGCTGCGGTCGGCGCGCTGGCCATGTCCGAGCCCGGTGCGGGCTCCGACGTGGTGTCGATGCGGCTGAGGGCCGAGAAGAAGAACGACCGCTTCGTGCTCAACGGCACCAAGATGTGGATCACCAACGGACCGGACGCCGACACGCTGGTGGTCTACGCCAAGACCGATCCGGAGCGGAAATCGCGCGGCATCACCGCCTTCCTGATCGAAAAGGGCTTTGCCGGTTTTTCGGTGGCGCAAAAGCTCGACAAGCTCGGCATGCGCGGCTCCAACACCGGCGAACTGGTGTTCGAAAATGTGGAAGTGCCCTTCGAGAACGTTCTTGGCGAGGAAGGCAGGGGCGTCGAGGTGCTGATGTCCGGCCTCGATTACGAGCGCACCGTGCTTTGCGGGGGACCGCTCGGCATCATGGCCGCCTGCCTCGACGTCGTGGTGCCCTATGTGCGCGAGCGAAAACAGTTCGACCGCCCGATCGGCGACTTCCAGCTAGTGCAGGGCAAGCTCGCCGACATGTACACAACGCTGAACGCCTGCCGGGCCTATGTCTATGCGGTGGCCTCTGCCTGCGACCGCGGCCAGACCACGCGCAAGGATGCGGCCGGCTGCATTCTCTACTCGGCCGAAAAGGCTACGCAGACGGCGCTCGACGCCATCCAGCTTCTTGGCGGCAACGGCTACATCAACGATTATCCGACGGGGCGGCTGCTGCGCGACGCCAAGCTCTACGAGATCGGCGCCGGCACGTCGGAAATCCGCCGCTGGCTGATCGGCCGCGAGATCATGAGCGAGGAGATCTGA
- a CDS encoding TetR/AcrR family transcriptional regulator, translated as MARTAGSDGERTEAAIREAAVDLIARHGYEAVSMRQLAARVGVQAAALYRYFPTKEDLLFTLMREHMEALLGAWSEARPATTDATTRLATFVANHIAFHIERRSQTHISNMELRSLSPERLTFILRLRTSYEKELRAILRDGAEASVFDLDDIGLTAMAVIQMITGVIVWFRPDERLSVEGVTQTYLSMTMRLVGATTNRETQHVHAGTRLRA; from the coding sequence ATGGCACGCACTGCAGGATCGGATGGCGAGAGAACGGAAGCGGCGATCCGCGAGGCGGCCGTCGATCTGATCGCGCGCCATGGCTACGAGGCTGTATCCATGCGCCAGCTTGCGGCGCGGGTCGGCGTCCAGGCGGCGGCGCTCTACCGCTACTTTCCCACCAAGGAAGACCTGCTCTTCACCCTGATGCGCGAGCACATGGAGGCATTGCTCGGCGCATGGAGCGAGGCGCGCCCTGCCACCACGGACGCCACCACGCGCCTTGCCACCTTCGTCGCAAACCACATCGCCTTCCATATCGAACGGCGTTCGCAGACCCATATTTCCAACATGGAGCTGCGCAGCCTCTCACCCGAACGGCTGACCTTCATCCTGCGGCTGCGCACTTCTTACGAAAAAGAGCTGCGCGCCATCCTGCGCGACGGCGCGGAAGCCAGCGTCTTCGATTTGGACGACATCGGGCTCACCGCCATGGCGGTGATCCAGATGATCACCGGCGTCATCGTCTGGTTCCGGCCGGACGAGCGGCTTTCGGTGGAAGGGGTGACGCAGACCTATCTTTCCATGACAATGCGCCTTGTCGGGGCGACCACGAACCGGGAGACACAGCATGTACACGCAGGCACTCGACTTCGGGCTTGA
- a CDS encoding CbtA family protein has product MVGNLLLRGMLIGVLAGLFAFGFARVFGEPHIDTAIAYEEAAAAASGEPAEEEEELVSRETQAGLGLLTGSVVYGAAIGGLFALVFAFVYGRVVTLTPRATAGLLAIAAFIAVVIAPAMKYPATPPAVGNPETIGERTELFFVMLIVSIIAAVIAVALARRLWSQLGGWNAGIVGGLAFLAIIAIAQYALPTVNEIPEGYSADLIWHFRTSSLGMHAVLWTVIGLGFGAVAERALATRQRGRTA; this is encoded by the coding sequence ATGGTTGGAAATCTTCTGCTTCGCGGGATGCTGATCGGCGTCCTCGCTGGTCTCTTCGCATTCGGTTTTGCCCGCGTGTTCGGCGAACCTCACATCGACACCGCCATCGCTTATGAAGAAGCGGCGGCCGCAGCCTCCGGCGAACCGGCCGAGGAAGAGGAAGAGCTGGTCAGCCGCGAAACGCAGGCCGGACTTGGCCTGCTGACAGGTTCGGTCGTCTATGGCGCCGCCATCGGCGGGCTGTTCGCGCTGGTCTTCGCCTTCGTCTACGGGCGTGTCGTCACGCTCACGCCCCGCGCCACCGCCGGCCTGCTGGCGATCGCCGCCTTCATCGCCGTGGTGATTGCCCCAGCCATGAAATATCCGGCGACGCCGCCGGCCGTCGGCAATCCCGAAACGATCGGCGAGCGCACCGAGCTGTTCTTCGTCATGCTGATCGTCTCGATCATAGCGGCCGTGATCGCCGTTGCGCTGGCGCGGCGACTGTGGAGCCAGCTGGGCGGCTGGAATGCCGGCATCGTCGGAGGCCTCGCCTTCCTCGCCATCATCGCCATTGCCCAGTATGCGCTGCCGACGGTAAACGAGATTCCAGAAGGCTATTCGGCCGATCTGATCTGGCATTTCCGCACCTCCTCGCTCGGCATGCATGCGGTGCTGTGGACGGTGATCGGGCTCGGCTTCGGCGCGGTTGCCGAGCGTGCGCTGGCGACCCGCCAGCGCGGCCGGACGGCCTGA
- a CDS encoding CbtB-domain containing protein encodes MSDITFAPDVRPVPIPVREIMPWAIFGGLLMILGIYFIGAEEGATTLFSSLSTHEFVHDARHLLGFPCH; translated from the coding sequence ATGTCCGACATTACTTTTGCACCAGACGTGCGGCCGGTTCCTATTCCGGTTCGCGAAATCATGCCATGGGCCATTTTCGGCGGCCTGCTCATGATTCTGGGCATCTATTTCATCGGCGCGGAAGAAGGGGCAACGACCCTGTTCTCAAGCCTGAGCACGCATGAATTTGTTCATGACGCGCGTCACCTCCTCGGCTTCCCCTGCCACTGA
- a CDS encoding histidine phosphatase family protein, translating into MTGRLTLICCGATAALRRNAFHRDEPLEQKSLSQAQRLATQIPDADRVWHGPELMVLETANALGLKGEPVAALADQNFGLWAGRRLAELDPAELAAWMSDPDVAPHGGETLNDLRRRIAAFLKENLGLSGHTLAITHPAVIRAAVCEVLGAPSQAFRAVDVQPLSLTHFTSDGRRWALRMVSR; encoded by the coding sequence ATGACAGGACGCCTGACCCTGATTTGTTGTGGTGCGACCGCCGCTTTGCGCCGCAATGCCTTTCATCGGGATGAACCGTTGGAGCAGAAATCGCTCTCTCAGGCGCAAAGGCTGGCCACTCAAATCCCGGATGCGGATCGTGTCTGGCACGGGCCGGAGCTCATGGTTCTGGAAACGGCGAATGCTCTGGGCCTGAAGGGGGAGCCTGTCGCGGCGCTGGCCGACCAGAATTTCGGCTTGTGGGCCGGCCGCAGGCTTGCCGAGCTCGATCCGGCGGAACTTGCCGCATGGATGTCCGACCCGGATGTTGCACCGCACGGCGGCGAAACGCTGAACGATCTGCGCCGGCGTATCGCGGCTTTTCTGAAGGAAAACCTCGGCCTTTCGGGGCATACGCTTGCAATCACGCACCCCGCAGTCATTCGTGCTGCCGTCTGCGAAGTGCTTGGCGCGCCATCGCAGGCTTTCCGGGCAGTAGATGTTCAGCCTCTCAGCCTGACCCACTTCACCAGCGATGGCCGTCGCTGGGCTCTGCGTATGGTCTCCCGATGA
- a CDS encoding pyridoxal phosphate-dependent aminotransferase — protein MPIYPPFTPIISALPSTVPFVGPEAQERAGGQKFRARIGANESSFGPSPSVIASMTEAAPDMWMYCDPDNHDVKVAVAAHHGVKPENIVIGEGIDGLLGLIARMYVGAGEPVVTSLGAYPTFNFHIASVGGRLVPVPYKNDREDLDGLLEAVRRENSRLVYLSNPDNPMGSWWDADEINRFVEALPETTMFILDEAYCELAPASALPAIDVSCPNVVRMRTFSKAYGLAGIRCGYAIGEEAVIAAFEKIRNHYGVSRMAQIAGEAAIKDQAWLAEVVRKVEAGRQRIAAIAAENGLDALPSATNFVAVDCGRDGAFALKVLQNLLAREVFIRKPMVAGLDRCVRISVGLDHELDILAEELPKALAAARAG, from the coding sequence ATGCCCATCTATCCGCCGTTCACGCCCATTATCTCAGCCCTGCCCTCGACCGTTCCGTTCGTGGGGCCGGAAGCGCAGGAGCGCGCAGGCGGCCAGAAATTCCGTGCCCGGATCGGCGCCAATGAAAGCAGCTTCGGTCCCTCCCCTAGCGTCATCGCCAGTATGACCGAGGCCGCGCCCGACATGTGGATGTATTGCGATCCGGACAATCACGACGTCAAAGTCGCGGTCGCAGCCCATCATGGCGTGAAACCTGAGAACATCGTGATCGGGGAAGGCATAGACGGGCTGCTGGGGCTGATCGCACGCATGTATGTGGGCGCGGGCGAACCGGTGGTGACGTCGCTTGGCGCCTATCCCACGTTCAATTTCCATATTGCCAGCGTCGGCGGCAGGCTGGTGCCGGTGCCATACAAGAATGACCGCGAAGATCTTGACGGGTTGCTGGAAGCGGTGCGCCGGGAAAATTCCCGGCTGGTCTATCTCTCCAATCCCGACAATCCGATGGGAAGCTGGTGGGATGCCGACGAGATAAACCGCTTTGTCGAAGCCCTGCCCGAAACCACCATGTTCATTCTCGACGAGGCCTACTGCGAGCTGGCGCCGGCTTCCGCCCTGCCGGCAATCGATGTTTCGTGCCCTAACGTGGTGCGCATGCGCACCTTCTCCAAGGCTTACGGGCTTGCAGGCATTCGCTGCGGGTATGCCATCGGAGAAGAGGCGGTTATCGCCGCCTTCGAGAAGATCCGTAATCACTATGGCGTCAGCCGCATGGCGCAGATCGCGGGCGAGGCCGCGATCAAGGATCAGGCATGGCTGGCAGAGGTGGTGCGCAAGGTGGAAGCCGGACGGCAGCGCATCGCCGCGATCGCTGCGGAAAATGGGCTCGACGCCCTGCCCTCCGCCACCAATTTCGTGGCCGTGGACTGCGGCAGGGACGGCGCTTTTGCGCTGAAGGTGCTCCAGAACCTGCTGGCGCGTGAGGTGTTCATCCGCAAGCCGATGGTGGCCGGGCTTGATCGCTGTGTCCGCATCAGCGTCGGGCTCGACCACGAGCTCGATATTCTGGCTGAGGAACTGCCGAAAGCACTGGCCGCCGCTCGCGCGGGATAG